A stretch of the Neptunomonas phycophila genome encodes the following:
- a CDS encoding DeoR/GlpR family transcriptional regulator, which translates to MTQKRRQDQIFEMIQQKGFVTIDELVEHFQVTPQTIRRDLNQLAESDKIKRHHGGAGIESSTVNTAYQTRKIMNLEAKQKIATAIAKQIPDGSSLFINIGTTTETVAQALLHHKNLQIVTNNLHVATILSVKEDFKIIIAAGEVRHRDGGIIGEATVDFMNQFQMDFGIIGISGIDEDGSLLDFDYREVRVAQMIINNSRQVLLGADSDKFGRSAMVRLGNITQMDHVFTEKPPSQDMCRLLKEHNVVLHTS; encoded by the coding sequence ATGACTCAAAAAAGGCGCCAAGACCAGATCTTTGAAATGATCCAACAAAAAGGGTTTGTCACTATTGATGAGCTAGTTGAGCATTTCCAAGTTACGCCACAAACCATTCGTCGTGATCTGAATCAACTTGCCGAATCCGACAAGATTAAACGCCATCATGGTGGCGCAGGCATAGAATCCAGTACGGTCAACACCGCGTACCAAACCCGCAAAATCATGAACTTGGAAGCAAAGCAAAAGATAGCAACGGCTATTGCCAAGCAAATCCCTGACGGCTCCTCTTTGTTTATTAACATCGGCACTACAACGGAAACCGTTGCACAAGCGCTTTTGCATCACAAAAATTTGCAAATTGTGACTAACAACTTGCACGTGGCAACCATTTTGTCGGTTAAAGAAGACTTCAAAATTATTATTGCTGCAGGCGAGGTTCGCCATCGTGACGGTGGCATCATTGGTGAAGCAACGGTAGATTTTATGAACCAATTCCAAATGGACTTCGGGATTATTGGTATTAGCGGTATCGATGAAGATGGTTCCCTGCTCGATTTTGATTACCGAGAAGTTCGAGTTGCACAAATGATCATTAACAACTCTCGCCAAGTTTTGCTTGGAGCAGACAGCGATAAGTTTGGCCGCAGCGCGATGGTCCGCTTAGGGAATATTACTCAGATGGATCATGTCTTCACCGAAAAACCCCCAAGCCAAGATATGTGCCGACTCCTAAAAGAGCATAACGTAGTTTTACATACCAGCTAA
- a CDS encoding tetratricopeptide repeat protein yields the protein MRFWLRYCAVWVTWLSLLLPSVGWSQADSELPDGFMSEKPSIQLFKAYAEFKMANYEMAKMMWQNIQGNARPEALFNLGILYDEGKGVEASLTQAIQYYEAAAQAGSRAAAYQLGAIYLHDKRIASDKALANHWLSIAALRGDKDAARMLGRLDNVNDDMVEVRVLLAEGKDVEAANQLITLAELGNIDAKAELAWLYEAGIGVKKDLNQAATLFAQAAEGGSADAQYAIAVMSLTGTGVVKDKAAGVQWLRKAAAQHHPSAIKVLVELTE from the coding sequence ATGCGTTTTTGGCTGCGTTATTGTGCTGTTTGGGTTACCTGGCTGTCACTGCTGCTTCCATCCGTGGGGTGGTCTCAGGCAGACAGCGAGTTGCCCGATGGGTTTATGTCTGAAAAGCCCTCTATTCAACTCTTTAAAGCGTACGCTGAGTTCAAGATGGCCAATTATGAAATGGCCAAAATGATGTGGCAGAACATTCAAGGAAATGCACGCCCAGAAGCGTTGTTTAACTTAGGTATTTTGTACGATGAGGGCAAAGGGGTAGAAGCATCCCTAACGCAAGCTATTCAATATTACGAAGCTGCCGCGCAGGCGGGTAGTCGTGCTGCTGCCTACCAGTTAGGAGCAATTTACCTCCATGATAAACGCATAGCTAGCGATAAGGCGTTGGCTAACCATTGGTTATCAATAGCGGCCTTACGTGGTGACAAAGATGCAGCGCGCATGCTAGGGCGTTTGGATAATGTAAATGATGATATGGTTGAGGTGCGTGTTTTATTAGCCGAAGGCAAGGATGTAGAGGCGGCAAATCAATTAATCACCTTAGCTGAATTAGGTAATATTGACGCTAAAGCTGAATTGGCTTGGTTGTACGAGGCTGGTATTGGTGTCAAGAAAGATCTCAATCAGGCGGCTACGCTATTCGCCCAAGCAGCCGAAGGGGGCAGTGCCGATGCACAATACGCAATTGCGGTAATGTCATTGACGGGGACAGGGGTTGTAAAAGATAAAGCGGCAGGGGTTCAGTGGCTTCGTAAAGCCGCTGCGCAACATCACCCCTCTGCTATTAAAGTACTTGTTGAGCTAACCGAATAA
- the glpK gene encoding glycerol kinase GlpK: protein MNQYILAIDQGTTSSRAILFNNDGSIHATSQQEFTQHFPKDAWIEHEPGDIWSSVLQTCRHVIQDNNVDVADIGSIGITNQRETTLVWDRKTGEPVYNAIVWQDRRTAAYCESLNEAGYADMIADKTGLLIDPYFSATKLRWILNEVPGVRERAEKGELVFGTVDTFLLWNLTGGRSHLTDATNASRTLLFNIHSQSWDEELLSLFDIPASMLPEVLDSSDDFGSLDADILGKPIPVYGVAGDQQAAMVGQTCFKPGMAKSTYGTGCFLMLNTGDKPLRSEHRLLTTVAYRINGKPTYALEGSIFIAGATIQWLRDGLQLIENAKDAEPLAVQTDVDHGVYLVPAFTGLGAPHWDPNARGAIFGLTRDTGIKEIVTAGLQAVCYQTKDLQKAMEEDGERPIALRVDGGMVANNWVLQFLADVLGATVDRPEIIETTALGAAYLAGLKAGVFSSLDDLASRWRCEHRFEPVMTKEKRDGLYAGWVKAIDKVQS from the coding sequence ATGAATCAGTACATTCTGGCAATTGATCAGGGCACAACAAGCTCGCGCGCTATTCTGTTTAATAATGATGGAAGTATACACGCCACCAGTCAGCAAGAGTTTACACAGCATTTCCCGAAGGATGCATGGATCGAGCATGAGCCCGGTGATATTTGGAGCTCGGTACTTCAGACATGCCGACATGTTATTCAGGACAATAATGTTGATGTGGCTGATATTGGTTCCATCGGAATAACAAACCAGCGTGAAACGACACTGGTCTGGGATCGTAAGACCGGAGAGCCAGTTTACAACGCTATAGTATGGCAAGACCGACGCACCGCGGCTTATTGTGAATCCTTAAACGAGGCGGGCTACGCCGACATGATAGCCGATAAAACGGGGTTGTTAATTGATCCGTATTTTTCGGCAACCAAGTTGCGCTGGATTCTTAATGAAGTGCCCGGCGTACGTGAGCGAGCAGAAAAGGGTGAGTTGGTATTTGGAACGGTTGATACTTTTCTGTTGTGGAACTTAACAGGTGGGCGCTCTCACTTGACGGATGCTACTAACGCTTCACGAACCCTCTTGTTTAATATCCATAGCCAATCATGGGATGAAGAGCTGTTATCTTTGTTTGATATACCTGCCAGTATGTTGCCCGAAGTGCTGGATTCATCGGATGATTTTGGCTCCTTGGATGCTGATATTTTAGGTAAGCCCATTCCTGTTTATGGGGTGGCAGGGGACCAGCAAGCAGCAATGGTCGGTCAAACCTGCTTCAAGCCTGGTATGGCAAAAAGCACCTATGGTACGGGGTGCTTCCTAATGTTGAATACGGGTGATAAGCCGCTGCGCTCGGAACACCGCTTGTTAACCACGGTCGCTTACCGGATTAACGGCAAGCCAACTTATGCACTGGAAGGCAGTATTTTTATTGCCGGCGCTACCATCCAGTGGTTACGTGACGGTTTACAGCTAATTGAAAACGCAAAAGATGCTGAACCGCTGGCGGTGCAGACGGATGTAGACCACGGCGTCTATCTCGTGCCTGCCTTTACAGGGCTGGGTGCTCCGCATTGGGACCCGAATGCGCGCGGCGCTATTTTTGGTTTAACCAGAGATACCGGGATTAAAGAGATTGTGACTGCGGGTCTTCAGGCTGTTTGTTATCAAACTAAAGATTTACAAAAAGCAATGGAAGAAGATGGAGAGCGTCCAATAGCGTTACGAGTTGATGGCGGTATGGTCGCGAATAATTGGGTGCTGCAATTTCTAGCTGATGTACTCGGAGCGACGGTCGATCGCCCTGAAATTATTGAAACAACAGCGCTTGGTGCGGCTTATCTGGCTGGCCTCAAGGCTGGCGTATTTTCTTCATTAGACGATTTGGCGAGTCGATGGCGCTGTGAACATCGCTTTGAGCCGGTAATGACCAAAGAAAAGCGTGATGGTTTGTATGCCGGCTGGGTTAAAGCAATTGATAAAGTGCAAAGCTAA
- the glpD gene encoding glycerol-3-phosphate dehydrogenase, whose translation MAEHQMTYDLVVIGGGVNGAGIAMDASGRGLQVMLCEMNDLASATSSNSSKLIHGGLRYLEHYEFRLVKEALAERESLLNNAPHIMWPLRFRLPHRPHLRPAWMIRIGLFLYDNLAKRERLAGSRSIKFDASSPMQSSITKGFEYSDGWVDDARLVVLCAQAAHANGADVKTNTQCLRAKRVGALWELTLKDKRTGVEQTVMSKALINATGPWASHFFEEAIQVKAPKQIRLVKGSHIIVPKIHDEPEAYILQNEDNRIVFVIPYEDEFSLIGTTDVDYKGDPSAVKISQDEVNYLCSVVNDHFKHTIQPDDIVWAYSGVRPLMDDERGEAQKASRDYSFELDAPAQQAPLLSIFGGKITTYRKLAEAATNAIEPFFPNSTGAWTKTAKLPGGDFESTENLAKTITEQYPWLPAALVNRFVRTYGTACYSFLEGCQSISDLGQHFGASLYQKEVDYLMAHEWAFSEEDVLWRRTKMGLRLSEEEKSTLTSYIKSTQPASPPPTIDADPASIEVPEAIQV comes from the coding sequence ATGGCAGAACATCAAATGACATACGATCTAGTTGTGATCGGTGGAGGCGTTAACGGCGCCGGGATTGCGATGGATGCCAGTGGTCGTGGTTTACAAGTGATGCTGTGCGAAATGAACGACCTAGCCTCTGCCACTTCCTCTAACAGCAGCAAATTGATCCATGGTGGCTTACGCTACTTGGAGCACTACGAATTTAGATTAGTTAAAGAAGCACTCGCCGAACGAGAGTCCTTGCTCAACAACGCGCCACACATCATGTGGCCCTTACGCTTTCGTCTTCCTCACCGCCCCCATCTGCGCCCTGCATGGATGATACGTATTGGCCTATTCTTATACGATAACCTTGCTAAACGTGAACGCTTAGCTGGTTCGCGCTCTATAAAATTTGATGCCAGTAGCCCTATGCAATCTTCCATTACCAAAGGGTTTGAGTACTCAGATGGTTGGGTTGATGATGCACGCTTGGTAGTGCTGTGTGCTCAAGCGGCTCACGCTAATGGAGCTGACGTAAAAACAAATACACAATGCCTACGAGCCAAACGCGTTGGCGCATTGTGGGAGTTAACACTCAAAGATAAGCGCACGGGTGTCGAACAAACGGTCATGAGCAAAGCATTAATAAATGCAACGGGGCCGTGGGCCAGCCACTTTTTTGAAGAGGCGATACAGGTTAAAGCACCCAAACAGATTCGCTTAGTCAAAGGCAGCCATATTATTGTGCCGAAGATACATGATGAGCCTGAAGCTTATATTCTTCAAAATGAAGATAACCGTATCGTTTTTGTGATTCCTTATGAAGATGAATTCTCACTCATTGGAACTACAGACGTCGATTATAAAGGCGATCCGTCGGCAGTAAAAATTTCCCAAGACGAAGTTAATTACTTATGTTCAGTGGTTAATGATCACTTTAAACATACCATTCAACCAGATGACATAGTGTGGGCCTACTCTGGGGTACGACCATTGATGGACGACGAACGCGGCGAAGCTCAGAAAGCCTCTCGCGACTATTCATTCGAGCTCGACGCCCCTGCGCAACAAGCTCCATTACTCTCCATTTTTGGAGGCAAGATCACCACATACCGGAAATTGGCCGAAGCAGCTACGAATGCTATCGAGCCATTTTTCCCAAATAGCACGGGAGCTTGGACAAAAACAGCGAAGTTACCAGGCGGAGATTTTGAATCCACCGAGAACCTAGCAAAAACCATTACTGAACAGTACCCTTGGTTGCCGGCAGCTTTAGTAAATCGTTTCGTACGTACCTATGGCACAGCTTGCTACAGCTTTTTAGAGGGGTGCCAGTCTATCAGCGATTTAGGTCAACATTTTGGTGCTTCGTTGTACCAGAAAGAAGTGGACTATTTAATGGCTCATGAATGGGCTTTTAGTGAAGAAGATGTCTTATGGCGACGTACAAAAATGGGCTTACGCTTATCTGAAGAAGAAAAAAGTACTCTCACTTCGTACATCAAGAGCACACAACCTGCGTCTCCTCCACCGACAATAGATGCTGACCCAGCCAGTATAGAAGTACCTGAAGCAATTCAGGTTTAA
- a CDS encoding carbohydrate ABC transporter permease: MMNSKRKSMGMALYILFVLVPIYWLINMSFKTNEEILGGLTFWPENFTLANYHVIFTDPTWYNGYLNSMAYVFMNVVLTLLVALPAAYAFSRYKFVGDKHLFFWLLTNRMAPPAVFLLPFFQLYSSVGLFDTHIAVALAHCLFNVPLAVWILEGFMSGVPREIDETAYIDGYSFPRFFGRIFIPMISSGIGVTAFFAFMFSWVELLLARTLTSVDAKPIGAIMTRTVGATGIDWGVLAAAGTLTIIPGLLVIWFVRNHVAKGFALGRV, encoded by the coding sequence ATGATGAATTCAAAACGCAAGTCCATGGGTATGGCGCTGTATATTTTATTTGTGTTGGTCCCAATCTATTGGTTGATCAATATGTCCTTTAAAACCAACGAAGAAATATTAGGAGGGCTGACTTTCTGGCCCGAGAACTTCACGTTGGCTAATTATCACGTGATCTTTACCGACCCAACTTGGTACAACGGCTATTTGAACTCAATGGCTTATGTATTTATGAACGTAGTGCTGACGTTGCTGGTTGCATTACCTGCAGCTTATGCATTTAGCCGTTATAAGTTTGTTGGTGATAAGCATTTGTTTTTTTGGTTATTAACTAACCGTATGGCACCGCCTGCTGTTTTTTTGCTGCCTTTCTTCCAGCTCTACTCATCTGTAGGGCTGTTCGATACACATATCGCCGTTGCGTTGGCGCACTGTTTGTTCAACGTACCTTTGGCTGTATGGATTTTGGAAGGTTTTATGTCGGGCGTACCGCGTGAAATTGATGAAACAGCTTATATCGATGGCTACAGTTTTCCTCGTTTCTTTGGTCGTATTTTTATTCCTATGATCAGTTCGGGCATTGGCGTAACGGCTTTCTTTGCTTTTATGTTTTCGTGGGTTGAGCTATTGCTGGCGCGCACGTTGACGTCTGTCGATGCTAAGCCGATTGGTGCCATCATGACACGTACCGTCGGTGCTACTGGTATTGATTGGGGCGTTTTAGCAGCGGCTGGTACGTTAACTATTATTCCTGGGCTGCTTGTTATCTGGTTTGTCCGTAACCATGTGGCTAAAGGCTTTGCACTGGGCCGAGTTTAA
- a CDS encoding sigma-54-dependent Fis family transcriptional regulator: MINIEHYGSAPLTKNDNKIDELLMRNDDLVDDHTATIQASWQRCEEYGLSHQSSPHLERLPEADYRNLQWMYGDLVKTTATEVLPYYENILSNSKCMVMLADAKGQVLQSWGDSRFVTPQQKPFFREGVSWQERTNGTNAIGTVLASGQPVQVLRDEHYLKANRFMIGSAAPIYDANHDLLGVLDVSSDAYLPQAHTLGMVRLMSQSVENRLIFKKFADEHFLITFNTNIDTLDSQWSGLLVVNEDGMIISANRRAELLLSFELSMINISDVFDTRFFDMKHQPDNLPMRLRTQHGYQMQAIIRKPTQAIVDAVDFRNTPTKNTAPTHSPTVSLNRISFGDPRVDKCVQQASRLIEKDIPILIHGETGVGKEVFVKALHEHSSRHQHSLVAVNCAAIPSELVESELFGYVKGAFTGANQKGAIGLIRKAHKGTLFLDEIGEMPTKAQARLLRVLQERKVTPLGSTESFPIDIRLISATNRSLKDEVQQNNFRQDLYYRVSGLNLELPPLRERLDKRQLIQEIYKMEASPEQTHPLSEQLLHLFEQHPWPGNIRQLVSVIQIALAMADSDPINSSHLPDDFFNDLENSPLVMAQAADTVASLQHGHPAISPDSQTAHSDIKTTDTLSDDIQAQTLSMFEYYEGNVSKTAKALNISRNTLYKRLKVAGIR, from the coding sequence GTGATTAATATTGAACACTATGGCTCTGCTCCCCTGACTAAGAATGATAATAAAATAGATGAGCTGCTCATGCGTAACGACGATTTAGTAGACGATCATACCGCTACCATTCAAGCTTCGTGGCAGCGCTGCGAAGAATACGGATTAAGCCACCAATCCAGCCCACACCTTGAGCGCCTACCTGAAGCAGACTATCGAAACCTACAATGGATGTACGGCGATCTAGTCAAAACAACAGCAACAGAAGTACTGCCGTACTACGAGAACATTTTATCCAATAGTAAATGCATGGTGATGCTGGCAGACGCAAAAGGACAAGTCCTTCAAAGCTGGGGAGATTCTCGTTTTGTCACCCCGCAACAAAAACCTTTTTTTCGCGAGGGCGTGAGCTGGCAAGAGCGAACCAATGGCACGAATGCAATAGGTACCGTATTAGCCTCTGGTCAACCAGTACAAGTATTGCGGGATGAGCATTACCTAAAAGCCAACCGCTTCATGATAGGCTCGGCTGCTCCTATTTATGATGCCAATCATGATCTATTGGGTGTTTTAGATGTATCCAGCGATGCTTATCTCCCCCAAGCACACACCCTTGGTATGGTTCGTTTAATGTCTCAATCTGTCGAAAACAGGCTTATTTTTAAAAAATTTGCAGATGAGCACTTCTTAATCACCTTCAACACCAATATCGATACGCTTGATAGCCAATGGTCAGGCCTATTAGTCGTCAACGAGGACGGCATGATCATATCGGCCAACCGACGCGCAGAACTGCTATTAAGCTTTGAGCTGAGCATGATCAACATCAGCGATGTATTTGATACGCGCTTTTTTGATATGAAGCACCAACCCGACAATCTACCAATGCGACTGCGCACGCAACATGGCTACCAAATGCAAGCGATTATACGCAAACCCACACAAGCGATTGTTGATGCGGTCGATTTTCGCAACACGCCAACTAAAAACACAGCCCCTACGCACTCCCCTACTGTTTCGCTTAATCGGATAAGCTTTGGTGATCCGCGAGTCGACAAATGCGTGCAACAAGCCTCGCGTTTAATAGAGAAAGATATTCCTATCCTTATCCACGGCGAAACGGGGGTGGGTAAAGAGGTATTTGTAAAAGCCTTACATGAACACAGTTCGCGCCACCAACATTCATTGGTGGCCGTTAACTGCGCGGCTATCCCAAGCGAGCTGGTTGAGTCAGAACTCTTCGGATATGTTAAGGGGGCTTTCACTGGTGCTAATCAGAAAGGCGCGATTGGGCTGATTAGAAAAGCCCACAAAGGCACTCTCTTTTTAGATGAAATAGGTGAGATGCCAACTAAGGCTCAGGCCCGGTTACTACGCGTGCTTCAAGAGCGCAAAGTAACCCCCTTGGGCTCAACCGAGTCCTTCCCTATTGATATCCGGTTAATATCAGCCACTAACCGAAGTCTAAAGGATGAGGTACAACAAAATAACTTTAGGCAGGATCTATACTACCGAGTGAGCGGGCTAAACTTGGAACTACCGCCCTTGCGTGAGCGTCTCGATAAGCGGCAGCTCATCCAAGAAATATATAAGATGGAAGCATCACCAGAACAAACGCACCCGCTTTCGGAACAACTTTTACATTTATTTGAACAGCACCCATGGCCTGGCAACATTCGTCAGTTGGTCAGTGTTATCCAAATAGCATTAGCTATGGCTGATAGCGATCCAATAAATAGCAGCCACCTACCCGATGACTTTTTTAACGATCTCGAAAACTCACCATTAGTGATGGCACAAGCAGCTGATACAGTGGCCAGCTTACAACACGGCCACCCAGCAATATCTCCTGATTCCCAAACAGCCCATTCAGATATTAAAACTACGGATACGCTAAGTGATGACATACAAGCCCAAACACTGAGCATGTTTGAATATTATGAAGGCAACGTCTCAAAAACAGCTAAAGCGCTTAATATAAGCCGTAATACGCTCTATAAACGCTTAAAAGTAGCGGGTATACGTTAA
- a CDS encoding carbohydrate ABC transporter permease, translating into MNKTENNKAWFLVLPVFVLVAFSAVIPLMTVVNYSVQDIFDQNTAYFVGAEWFREVLRNEDLHDSLIRQFIYSFAVLAIEIPLGICVALVMPTKGKMASLCLILVAIPLLIPWNVVGTIWQVFGRADIGLFGAALNGMGIDYNYSANTGDAWATVLLMDVWHWTPLVALLCYSGLRAIPDAFYQAAEIDRASKWAVFRYIQLPRLKSVLVIGILLRFMDSFMIYTEPFVLTGGGPGNSTTFLSQTLTKMAIGQFDLGPAAAFSLVYFLIVLLVSWLFFTTISHMDKAK; encoded by the coding sequence ATGAATAAAACAGAAAATAATAAAGCGTGGTTTCTAGTGTTGCCGGTGTTTGTGCTGGTTGCATTTTCGGCAGTTATCCCGTTAATGACGGTAGTGAACTATTCGGTTCAAGATATTTTTGATCAAAATACAGCGTACTTTGTTGGCGCTGAATGGTTTAGAGAAGTGCTGCGTAATGAAGATCTGCATGACTCGCTAATTCGGCAATTTATTTATTCATTTGCCGTCCTTGCCATTGAAATTCCACTAGGCATTTGTGTCGCACTTGTGATGCCAACCAAAGGGAAAATGGCTTCGTTGTGCCTGATACTGGTCGCGATTCCTTTGTTAATTCCGTGGAATGTTGTTGGCACTATTTGGCAGGTTTTCGGACGTGCTGATATCGGTCTATTTGGTGCAGCGCTCAATGGCATGGGCATCGATTACAATTACTCCGCTAACACGGGTGATGCATGGGCAACGGTGCTGTTAATGGATGTGTGGCATTGGACACCGTTGGTTGCTTTGTTGTGTTACTCGGGTTTGCGGGCAATACCTGATGCTTTTTACCAAGCGGCTGAAATCGATCGAGCATCAAAATGGGCCGTTTTTCGCTATATCCAGTTGCCACGCCTAAAAAGTGTGTTGGTGATTGGGATTCTGCTGCGCTTTATGGACAGCTTTATGATCTACACCGAGCCTTTTGTATTAACGGGCGGCGGACCAGGTAACTCAACGACTTTTCTTAGCCAAACTCTAACCAAAATGGCGATTGGCCAGTTTGATTTAGGGCCTGCGGCGGCGTTCTCTTTGGTTTACTTCTTGATTGTATTACTGGTGTCTTGGTTGTTCTTTACAACGATTAGCCACATGGATAAAGCGAAGTGA
- a CDS encoding ABC transporter ATP-binding protein, with the protein MAEIHLKSLAHSYSASPQSPADYAIREMDHIWHQGGAYALLGPSGCGKSTLLNIISGLLQPSDGDILFDGVRVNELSPKERNIAQVFQFPVIYDSMSVYDNLAFPLRNAKMPEAKIKAKVSEVADILELTPLLKNKAKNLTADEKQKISMGRGLVRDDVSAILFDEPLTVIDPHLKWKLRRKLKQIHEQFNLTMVYVTHDQLEASTFADKIAVMYGGQIVQFGTPRELFESPNHTFVGFFIGSPGMNLIEVDRADGGVSFDGIHLPLSDTLTRFLSDHPSDNIKVGIRPEFVHVWDEASEEALQCDVTACEDLGTYKILTMRLGGQEIKARLDEDQPIPNGKAYVSFPQQWLKVYVDEFLLEEDAL; encoded by the coding sequence ATGGCAGAAATACATTTAAAGTCATTGGCGCATAGTTATAGTGCCTCACCGCAGTCTCCTGCTGATTATGCCATTCGAGAAATGGATCATATCTGGCATCAAGGCGGGGCTTATGCGCTGTTAGGGCCTTCTGGCTGTGGCAAAAGCACCTTGCTGAATATTATCTCTGGGCTTTTGCAACCCTCAGATGGCGATATCTTGTTTGATGGTGTTCGTGTTAATGAGCTATCACCCAAAGAACGAAACATTGCACAGGTTTTTCAGTTTCCGGTTATCTACGACTCAATGAGCGTTTACGATAATTTGGCGTTCCCGTTACGCAACGCCAAAATGCCAGAAGCGAAAATTAAGGCCAAAGTCAGTGAAGTGGCAGACATCCTTGAGTTAACACCCCTGCTAAAAAATAAGGCGAAGAACCTCACCGCTGATGAAAAACAAAAAATATCAATGGGACGCGGTCTAGTTCGTGATGATGTTTCGGCTATTTTATTTGATGAGCCGCTAACGGTTATTGATCCACACCTCAAATGGAAGTTGCGCCGTAAGCTTAAGCAAATTCATGAGCAGTTTAATTTGACCATGGTTTACGTCACGCATGATCAATTAGAAGCCTCGACTTTTGCCGATAAAATAGCGGTGATGTATGGTGGACAAATTGTACAGTTTGGTACACCGCGTGAGCTATTTGAATCACCCAACCATACTTTTGTTGGCTTCTTTATTGGTAGCCCGGGTATGAACCTTATCGAAGTGGACCGTGCTGATGGCGGTGTGTCTTTCGATGGCATCCATCTTCCTTTAAGCGATACATTGACCCGCTTTTTATCTGATCACCCATCCGACAATATCAAGGTAGGTATTCGACCTGAGTTTGTTCACGTGTGGGATGAGGCATCAGAAGAAGCCTTGCAGTGCGATGTGACCGCATGTGAAGACTTGGGGACTTACAAAATCTTAACGATGCGTTTGGGCGGCCAAGAAATTAAAGCGCGTTTAGACGAAGATCAGCCCATCCCTAACGGTAAGGCTTATGTCAGCTTTCCTCAGCAGTGGTTGAAGGTGTATGTCGACGAATTCCTTTTAGAGGAGGATGCGCTATGA
- a CDS encoding ABC transporter ATP-binding protein, translating into MSLTLESVTRVVDGVPYLTDIDLTLEPGSFNVLLGRTLAGKTSLMRLMAGLDKPNEGRVLMNGEDVTHLPIQQRNVSMVYQQFINYPSLTVYENIASPLRLARMPDSEIKRRVQETAAMLQIEPFLKRRPLELSGGQQQRTAMARALVKDASLILFDEPLVNLDYKLREELRAELRELFKERRSIAVYASTEANEALALGGVTTLLHEGRVLQSGPVNQVYRNPVNVEAAELFSEPPINLMRGTVTDTEVTFDQYAHFPLNQDLRDLPRGDYQFGIRPSHIGLVPHNDDDLELSMQVELAEISGSETFMHVRNDHFSLVLQLSGVHEYRTDTPIKVYLPTHKLFVFGLDGLLIQAPVQAQVLKG; encoded by the coding sequence ATGTCACTGACTCTTGAAAGTGTGACCCGTGTGGTTGATGGCGTGCCTTATCTCACGGATATCGACCTCACTTTGGAACCGGGCTCATTCAATGTATTACTAGGCCGAACGCTAGCCGGTAAGACCTCCTTGATGCGGTTAATGGCTGGGTTGGATAAACCTAACGAAGGCCGAGTGCTCATGAACGGTGAAGATGTAACGCATCTGCCGATTCAACAGCGCAATGTATCAATGGTGTATCAGCAGTTTATTAACTACCCTAGCTTAACGGTTTACGAGAATATAGCTTCGCCTTTGCGTTTAGCGCGCATGCCTGATTCGGAAATTAAACGCCGTGTTCAGGAAACGGCCGCGATGCTGCAAATAGAGCCATTCTTAAAGCGTCGTCCGCTTGAGTTATCTGGCGGGCAACAACAGCGTACTGCCATGGCGAGAGCGTTGGTTAAAGACGCCAGCTTGATTCTCTTCGATGAGCCGCTCGTCAATCTTGATTATAAGTTACGAGAGGAGCTGCGAGCCGAGCTGCGCGAGTTATTTAAAGAGCGCCGCTCAATAGCCGTGTATGCCTCAACCGAAGCTAACGAAGCATTGGCCTTAGGAGGGGTGACAACACTCCTACACGAAGGGCGTGTTTTGCAGTCTGGCCCTGTGAATCAGGTTTACCGTAACCCAGTTAACGTAGAAGCCGCTGAACTGTTCAGTGAACCACCTATCAATTTGATGCGTGGAACGGTTACCGATACTGAGGTGACGTTCGATCAATATGCTCATTTCCCTTTAAACCAAGACTTACGCGATTTGCCGCGCGGCGATTATCAGTTTGGTATTCGCCCTAGCCATATCGGTTTAGTTCCGCATAACGATGATGACTTGGAATTGTCGATGCAGGTAGAGCTGGCTGAGATCAGTGGCTCCGAAACCTTTATGCATGTGCGTAATGATCATTTTAGCTTGGTCCTGCAATTGTCTGGTGTGCATGAATATCGCACTGATACGCCGATTAAGGTGTACCTGCCTACACATAAATTGTTTGTGTTTGGTTTGGACGGCTTGCTAATCCAAGCACCGGTACAAGCTCAGGTTCTTAAGGGGTAA